One genomic region from Pseudomonas sp. R5-89-07 encodes:
- the gspD gene encoding type II secretion system secretin GspD, whose translation MRTSLFCLATSVALGGCGTLPDRLDPDQALLHEALQGTGSQRPPSEAPTVQSAPPQAQPPAQRQLIRGNQQLVRAPVSRPAVKEAEGDIVFNFQDQPIEAVINSVMGDLLHENYSIAQGVKGNVSFSTSKPVDKQQALSILETLLSWTDNAMIKQGNRYVILPGNQAVAGKLVPQMRVAQPSSGLSARLFSLRYISATEMQKLLKPFARENAFLLVDPARNVLSLAGTPEELANYQDTIDTFDVDWLKGMSVGVFGLQRASVAELMPQLQAMFGADSGTPLAGMLRFLPVERTNSVVAISSQPQYLSEVGDWIRTIDEGGGNEPQMYVYDVRNMKAADLARYLRQIYGNGAIKDDTPAKVAPGLRTTTLSSSTNAGLQANTPMPAAEEPASESSEDAPAPPISDLEAGTRITAQKSSNQLLVRTRPAQWKEIEAAIKRLDNPPLQVQIETRILEVKLTGELDLGVQWYLGRLAGNSTSTTVANASGSQAALGGGGAGLGAADSLFYSFVSSNLQVALHALETNGRTQVLSAPSLVVMNNQPAQIQVGDNIPISQTTVNTGDADTTLSSVEYVQTGVILDVVPRINPGGLVYMDIQQQVSDAQSESSNSETPINPRISTRSVSTQVAVQSGQTVLLGGLIKQDNAESVSAVPYLGKIPGLRWLFGNTSKSKDRTELIVLITPRVITSNSQARQVTDDYRQQMQLLRPL comes from the coding sequence ATGCGCACCTCGTTGTTTTGCCTGGCCACCAGCGTTGCCCTCGGCGGCTGTGGCACGTTGCCCGACCGCCTCGACCCGGATCAGGCGCTTTTGCACGAAGCCCTGCAGGGCACCGGTTCGCAACGCCCACCCAGCGAGGCACCCACCGTGCAAAGCGCGCCGCCCCAGGCGCAGCCACCCGCGCAGCGCCAGTTGATTCGGGGCAACCAACAGCTGGTGCGCGCGCCGGTTTCCAGGCCTGCGGTGAAGGAGGCGGAGGGCGACATCGTCTTCAACTTTCAGGACCAGCCCATCGAAGCGGTGATCAACAGCGTGATGGGCGACCTGCTGCACGAAAACTACAGCATCGCCCAGGGCGTGAAGGGCAACGTCAGCTTCTCCACCTCCAAACCGGTGGATAAGCAGCAGGCATTGTCGATCCTCGAAACCCTGCTGTCCTGGACCGACAACGCCATGATCAAGCAGGGCAACCGTTATGTGATCCTGCCGGGCAACCAGGCGGTGGCCGGCAAGCTGGTGCCGCAGATGCGCGTGGCGCAGCCTTCCAGCGGCCTCTCGGCACGCCTGTTTTCGCTGCGTTATATCTCTGCCACCGAGATGCAGAAACTGCTCAAGCCCTTCGCCCGGGAGAACGCCTTCCTGCTGGTGGACCCGGCGCGCAATGTGCTGAGCCTGGCCGGCACCCCGGAAGAACTGGCCAACTACCAAGACACCATCGACACCTTCGATGTGGACTGGCTCAAGGGCATGTCGGTGGGCGTGTTCGGCCTGCAACGCGCCTCGGTGGCCGAGTTGATGCCCCAGCTGCAAGCCATGTTCGGCGCCGACAGCGGCACGCCCCTGGCCGGCATGCTGCGGTTTTTGCCGGTGGAGCGCACCAACTCGGTGGTGGCGATTTCTTCCCAGCCGCAGTACCTCAGCGAAGTGGGTGACTGGATTCGCACCATCGACGAAGGCGGCGGCAATGAGCCGCAGATGTATGTGTACGACGTGCGCAACATGAAGGCAGCGGACCTGGCCCGCTACCTGCGGCAGATCTACGGCAATGGTGCGATCAAGGACGACACCCCGGCCAAGGTCGCGCCGGGCTTGCGTACCACCACGCTGTCCTCGTCCACCAACGCCGGTTTGCAGGCCAACACCCCGATGCCCGCCGCCGAGGAACCGGCCTCCGAAAGCAGCGAAGACGCCCCGGCGCCGCCCATCAGCGACCTGGAGGCCGGCACCCGCATCACCGCGCAAAAAAGCAGCAACCAACTGCTGGTGCGCACGCGTCCGGCGCAATGGAAAGAAATCGAAGCGGCGATCAAGCGCCTCGACAACCCACCGCTGCAGGTGCAGATCGAGACACGCATTCTCGAAGTCAAACTCACCGGCGAACTGGACCTTGGCGTGCAGTGGTACCTCGGGCGCCTGGCCGGCAATTCCACCAGCACCACGGTCGCCAATGCGTCCGGCAGCCAAGCTGCATTGGGCGGCGGCGGGGCGGGGCTGGGGGCGGCGGATTCGCTGTTCTATTCCTTCGTCAGCTCCAACCTGCAAGTGGCCCTGCATGCCCTGGAAACCAACGGCCGCACCCAGGTGCTGTCGGCGCCGTCGCTGGTGGTGATGAACAACCAGCCAGCGCAGATCCAGGTGGGCGACAACATTCCCATCAGCCAGACCACCGTCAACACGGGCGACGCCGACACCACCTTGAGCAGCGTCGAATACGTGCAGACCGGCGTGATCCTCGACGTGGTGCCGCGCATCAATCCGGGCGGGCTGGTGTACATGGACATTCAGCAGCAGGTCAGCGATGCACAGAGCGAGAGCAGCAACAGCGAAACGCCGATAAACCCGCGGATCTCCACGCGCTCGGTGTCGACCCAGGTGGCGGTGCAGAGCGGGCAGACGGTGTTGTTGGGCGGGTTGATCAAGCAGGACAACGCCGAGAGTGTCAGCGCCGTGCCGTACCTGGGGAAAATCCCGGGCTTGCGCTGGTTGTTTGGCAACACCAGCAAGTCCAAGGACCGCACCGAGTTGATCGTGCTGATTACCCCCAGGGTAATTACCAGCAACAGCCAGGCGCGGCAGGTGACGGATGACTACCGCCAGCAGATGCAACTGTTGCGGCCCCTGTAG
- a CDS encoding general secretion pathway protein GspN gives MNSRLRPLEWGLLGVAGLLGLLMAVILSSIGDEPQWLPAAPLAAQPSANVQAPVTAALADLAGTWQAPLFSPDRSPDRAVGKAQVTSLSNLTLSGIMITGNLQMAMLKQADGPPLTVRLGQSLPNGWRLEHLTPQYARFALDGRTQTLSLYGKRLPSISSSREPLP, from the coding sequence ATGAACAGCAGATTGCGTCCCCTGGAGTGGGGCTTGCTCGGCGTTGCAGGGTTATTGGGCCTGCTGATGGCGGTGATCCTCAGCAGCATCGGCGACGAACCGCAGTGGTTACCCGCAGCACCGCTGGCGGCGCAGCCCTCCGCCAACGTGCAGGCGCCCGTGACGGCGGCCCTGGCCGACCTTGCCGGCACCTGGCAGGCGCCGCTGTTCAGCCCGGATCGCAGCCCCGACCGTGCGGTAGGCAAAGCGCAGGTCACCAGCCTGTCCAACCTGACCCTCAGCGGCATCATGATCACCGGCAACCTGCAAATGGCCATGCTTAAACAAGCCGACGGCCCACCCCTCACGGTGCGCCTGGGCCAGAGCTTGCCCAACGGCTGGCGCCTGGAACACCTCACCCCGCAATACGCCCGTTTCGCCCTGGATGGGCGCACCCAGACCCTAAGCCTGTACGGCAAGCGGTTGCCCTCGATTTCTTCTTCTCGCGAGCCCCTCCCTTGA
- the gspM gene encoding type II secretion system protein GspM, whose translation MRRPLTPRERRGAALLILAAVLGAAYWLLIDSWFAGPLRSMGAHAEQLREQQQRYASVLRQGDALRQQLERVQQDPASSASLLPGDDPDVVAADLMQRLADLVASQAGRGGGCSLTQRKPITAEQDDGEPYRQVKVSLTLNCAIEPLTAILHALEYQPPFLFVDELRIRRSREAPARGGAGKLVVNLLVRGYLQPAQVAP comes from the coding sequence ATGCGCCGACCCCTCACACCCCGTGAACGTCGCGGGGCAGCCTTGCTGATCCTCGCCGCCGTGCTTGGCGCGGCCTACTGGCTGCTGATCGATAGCTGGTTCGCCGGGCCGCTGCGCAGCATGGGCGCCCACGCCGAACAGTTGCGCGAACAGCAGCAGCGCTATGCCAGCGTGTTGCGCCAGGGCGATGCGCTGCGCCAGCAGCTCGAACGGGTGCAGCAAGACCCGGCCAGCAGCGCCAGCCTGTTGCCGGGGGATGACCCCGACGTGGTCGCCGCCGACCTGATGCAGCGCCTGGCCGACCTGGTCGCCAGCCAGGCCGGGCGCGGCGGTGGTTGCAGCCTGACCCAGCGCAAGCCCATCACCGCCGAGCAGGACGATGGCGAGCCTTATCGTCAGGTCAAGGTCAGCCTGACCCTCAACTGCGCCATCGAACCCTTGACCGCGATCCTGCATGCGCTGGAATACCAGCCGCCGTTCCTGTTCGTCGACGAACTGCGCATCCGTCGCAGTCGCGAGGCGCCCGCACGGGGCGGGGCGGGCAAGCTGGTGGTGAACCTGCTGGTGCGCGGCTACCTGCAACCGGCGCAGGTGGCGCCATGA
- a CDS encoding PilN domain-containing protein, whose amino-acid sequence MNRLEPIARHWRGSLLQQAWRLWLTELRGCVPSWLALQEPPERIHHWPLTAPVEPGHVRRVLMLGPDDVLRQTVQLPLAAARHLDNVVSYELDRYTPFEAEQLYFVARQEQRTPTHLEVTLVAILRERLDPILADCATLGLRPYRVDVADLGINLLPASLRPRQRPPGLGLQRSLPWLCGALLIGAMLLWLNDRQRVVDAMQHSVQQQKAQVAQVHALRQQLLNTQGAAQYLARRKLAQPPLAGLLNDLTHCLPADTWLDQLDVKGSEISIAGQSAKASGLITRIKGCQRLDNAQFEGVIQPDARTGKDQFALRAHLRQEAADAPTPHTP is encoded by the coding sequence ATGAATCGACTCGAACCTATCGCCCGTCACTGGCGCGGCAGCCTGCTGCAACAGGCCTGGCGTCTGTGGCTCACCGAGCTGCGCGGCTGTGTGCCGAGTTGGCTGGCCCTGCAGGAGCCGCCGGAGCGCATCCATCACTGGCCGCTGACCGCGCCGGTCGAACCGGGCCATGTGCGCCGGGTGCTGATGCTCGGCCCTGACGATGTGTTGCGGCAAACCGTGCAGCTGCCCCTGGCCGCCGCGCGCCACCTGGACAATGTGGTGAGCTATGAACTGGACCGCTACACGCCGTTCGAGGCCGAGCAGTTGTACTTTGTCGCACGCCAGGAGCAGCGCACGCCCACTCACCTTGAGGTGACGCTGGTGGCGATCCTGCGCGAACGCCTGGATCCGATCCTCGCCGACTGCGCCACCTTGGGCCTGCGGCCCTATCGCGTGGATGTGGCGGACCTGGGCATCAACCTGTTGCCCGCCAGCCTGCGCCCGCGCCAACGCCCGCCGGGCCTGGGCTTGCAGCGCAGCCTGCCGTGGCTGTGCGGCGCGTTGCTGATCGGCGCGATGCTGCTGTGGCTCAACGACCGCCAGCGTGTTGTCGATGCCATGCAGCACAGCGTCCAGCAGCAGAAAGCCCAGGTGGCTCAGGTGCATGCGCTGCGCCAGCAACTGCTCAACACCCAGGGCGCGGCGCAGTACCTGGCGCGACGCAAATTGGCGCAACCGCCGTTGGCCGGGCTGCTCAATGACTTGACCCACTGCCTGCCGGCCGACACCTGGCTCGACCAGTTGGACGTCAAGGGCAGCGAGATTTCCATCGCCGGCCAAAGCGCCAAGGCCAGCGGCCTGATCACGCGGATCAAAGGCTGCCAGCGTCTGGACAACGCTCAGTTCGAAGGGGTGATTCAACCCGATGCCCGCACCGGCAAGGATCAGTTTGCCTTGCGTGCCCACTTGCGCCAGGAGGCCGCCGATGCGCCGACCCCTCACACCCCGTGA
- a CDS encoding general secretion pathway protein GspK produces MKRQRGAALLLVLWVLALLSVLLGGLAGWVQLQSRQALWLGQHTRTQLAAQAGIAMVMAQPHWVADGRTVALSFDDARVQVSLRSERGKLYLINAAADDLTRLALACGATPVQAQQWVKALEARRRQGLAPFRVLEEVRQLPGMTQALYSQLLPEITLWSDLDRPDPAFASPLMRKALNLPSRNAEGADPGQVVEIDSRAERPGGYQARLRITVSLSPAEDSAQPYRVVRWQE; encoded by the coding sequence ATGAAGCGCCAGCGCGGTGCGGCGTTGCTGCTGGTGCTGTGGGTGCTGGCCTTGCTCAGCGTGCTGCTCGGCGGCCTGGCCGGTTGGGTGCAATTGCAAAGCCGCCAGGCGCTGTGGCTGGGCCAGCACACCCGCACGCAACTGGCGGCCCAGGCCGGCATCGCCATGGTCATGGCGCAGCCGCATTGGGTGGCCGATGGGCGCACTGTCGCGCTGAGCTTTGATGATGCGCGGGTGCAGGTCAGCCTGCGTAGCGAGCGCGGCAAGCTGTACCTGATCAATGCAGCGGCGGACGATCTCACGCGCCTGGCCCTGGCTTGCGGTGCCACACCGGTCCAGGCGCAGCAATGGGTCAAGGCCCTTGAAGCCCGGCGTCGCCAGGGCCTGGCGCCGTTTCGGGTGCTGGAAGAAGTGCGCCAGCTGCCGGGCATGACCCAGGCGCTCTACAGTCAACTGTTGCCCGAAATCACCTTGTGGAGCGACCTGGATCGACCCGATCCGGCGTTCGCCAGCCCCTTGATGCGCAAGGCGCTCAACCTGCCAAGCCGCAATGCCGAGGGCGCCGACCCCGGCCAGGTCGTAGAAATCGACAGCCGCGCCGAGCGGCCCGGCGGTTATCAGGCGCGCCTGCGTATCACCGTTTCACTGAGCCCAGCGGAGGACAGCGCGCAGCCCTATCGGGTGGTGCGGTGGCAAGAATGA